Genomic segment of Paenibacillus sp. FSL R5-0912:
GCGGATGGCGACAACCGTGCTGACGATCGGCCCGATTGTCTTGCTGTATCCCATGCTTCAGAAGTATTTCGTCAAAGGGCTAACGGTAGGAGCAGTAAAAGGATAAACGAAGAATATCCGGCATTAACCGGATTAGTCCGGGGGAAACATAGATTGTTAGCCATAGATATGGGAGGGTTAAGGAATGAGATTAAAAAAATGGGTTGGCACGACAACAGCAACGGTATTGGTATCTTCACTGATCCTGGCAGGCTGCGGAGGTAATACAAAGACTGGCGGCAATGAAGCGAATTCTCCAAAGAATACGGAAAGTGCTGCACCCGCATCTAAGGAAACGGTGACATTGAAAGCTTATTTTCCGGGGGATAAGCCGGTGGGCTTTGACGATGTGCTACAGGCGGTCAACGACAAATTGAAAGCGGATAACGTCGGAGCGGCCTTGAACATCAATTTCTTGCCGTGGACCGATTACGGGAATGCGGTATCCGTGAAGATGTCTGCCGGGGAAGATTTCGATATGTATTTGGATGCCCCATGGATATCCATGAATCAGATGATCGAGGGCAATTCATTAATGGAACTGGATGCCGCGGTGGCCGAACGTCCGGAGCTCAAAGCATCCATTCCCGAGGAAATGTGGGAGTACAACAAATTCGGCGGAAAAATTATGGGGATTCCGCTCGGTACCACCCAGGGCCAGCTATATGGCCTTCTAATCCGCAAAGATTTGCGCGAGAAGTATGGACTTCCCGAGTTAAAAACCTTGGATGATTTAGAGAAATTCTTGTATATGGTCAAGGAACAAGAGAAGGATGTCAAGCCCTTCGTCATTAACGGCATCAAAGCGGATAAACTTCCGTTTATCTTGAGCGAATCCGCTAATCAGGCGCTGGATGAAGTGCTCGAAATCGGTGTCAACATGTTCGCCTATTCCATCAAGGACAAGAAAGTAATCGGCCAATGGACCAGCCCGGTGATTGCCGATGGTTACGATCGTGTCACCCAATACTACAAGGACGGCATCATTTCCAAAAATATCGCCCAGGAGCAAAATGCAGAAACACTGTTCAAGCAGGGGAAATATGCGGCCACTTATTATGCGGCGGATGGTGTGGAGGGATTGAAATATTCGGAAATGCTACAGGACGGCAGCGACAAGCTTGAGATTTTCATTCCGAACGGGGATAAAGCCAAGCCGTATACCGCTTTTCAGCAATGGAATTTCCTGTGTATCCCGGCGGCTTCCAAGCACGCTGATTTGGCAATGGATGTAGCCAATTGGTTGTCCATTAAGGAAAACCACGATCTGATGGAATACGGCATTCAAGGGAAGGACTGGGAACCGGTCGGGGATTCGAGCTATAAGGTGCTGTCCAGCTATTCATTCCCGGGGTACGTGCTAACCTGGCGGCCAACGCTGAACCGCACGCCGGACACGATGATGAAGGATGACAAGAAGTGGTTCGACTTCTCTACCAACCCGGCCAATTTCACACTTAGTCCAACGGCGGGCTTCAACTTTAACGCTGAAAAGGTGAAGACGGAATATGCCAAAATCACTCCGCTTCACGATTCGACCTTCCTGCCGTTTAGCCAGGGCCTGGTGCCTGCTGCTGAAGGCAAGGAGATGATGGAGAAAAAAATGGCGAGCCTCGGCGGACAAAAAGTGATCGAGGAAATTCAGGCGCAAATCGACGCTGTCACATCCGGTAAATAACGGCCTAAAAATACTGAAAGAGGTACTTCACATGAACATACAACGCAGCGCGCACAATCCTGTTATACGAGTCCGGGACGTTGTCCCTTCCCGCCCCGATTTTCGGGTGCTGGGGGCGTTTAATGCAGGGGTGGCGCAGTTAGGGGATGAAACGATCCTTTTACTGCGCATTGCGGAGGCGCCGATATCGGACCGGGCGGATGAAGTGCTGGTCCCCCGGCTGAATGAAGCGGGTACCGATGTCCTTGTAGAGCGCTACGACAAGGCTGATCCGGACTATGATTTCTCCGATTCGCGCTTCATCGCAAGGAACGGACGAACGGTCATGCTCACCTCCTTATCCCATCTGCGGGTGGCGCGAAGCACAGACGGCATTCATTTCGAGATTGAGCCGCAGCCGGCCCTGTTCCCGGAGCACGCTCTGGAGGCGTGGGGAATTGAAGATCCGCGCGTGACCCAAATCGGAGATATCTATTATATTACCTACAGCTCCGCTTCCGCTCACGGCGTTGGCGCCGGCCTGGCGGAGACCCGGGATTTCCGGACCTTCAAGCGCCGCGGGCTGATGCTGGCTCCTGAGAATAAGGACGTCATCTTATTCCCGGATACAATTAATGGCAAATACTATGCGCTGCACCGTCCGGTACCGAACTCGTTCGGCTCTCCCGAGATGTGGATCGCCGAATCGCCCGATCTCGACCATTGGGGGAATCACCGCTTCCTGATGGGGCTTAGCGAGCAAGGCTGGGATTCGGCCCGTATGGGCGGCGGGGCGGTTCCGATTCGAACCGAACGCGGCTGGCTGGCGCTGTACCACGGAGCGGACAGCAAGCACCGCTATTGTATGGGCGCGGTGCTGCTTGATCTGGAGAACCCGGCCAAGGTCATCGCGAGATCCCGTGTACCGATTTTGGAGCCGGAAGCTGTCTATGAGGTGAATGGATTCTTCGGCAAGGTCGTGTTCTCGTGCGGAGCCTTGCTTCTGGATCAGACGGTCCGCATGTATTACGGTGCCGCAGACGAAGTGATGGCAGTGGCGGACATACCACTGGAGGATATATATAATACGCTAGTGTAGAAGGCTGAAGGCAGTGCAAGCTGCCTTCTTCAACCCATATTTAGGAAAGCGCTATCATAAACGATTGAATTTAGATAGACAAAGGAGCGCATGTACATGACTGACAAAAGGCAAAGGGTTGTAAAGAGGTGGACATGTCTTGTTATTGTTTGTTTGTTGATATCCTCCATAGGGTTATATTCGCCCGTATCTGCGAGCACGCCCGGGGCGACCAACGTTTCTCCAGAGATCGCTGAAATAAAATTGATGAAAAGCCGGACGGCGGCATTTTATGTCTCCAAAGATATCATCAACGATGGAACGAACGGCCGGGTCGAATGGACCTACAAATCTCAGGCCGGCACGTACTTATCCAATCAAAATTCCAATGGAAGCTGGGGGGATGTAGATTATGCGAGTACAGCCTCCAGTGCCAATGGGAGGGCCTGGTCGCCTTATCTCGCCTTAGACCGGCTGCAGTCAATGGCTCAGGCGTTTGCTGATCCGAAGGGTCCATACTATCATAATGAAACCCTGTTAGGAGGCATTCAAAAAGGGCTGGACTATTGGTTTACGGTGAAGCCGACATCCACCAACTGGTGGGAGACCGGAATCGGCAAGCAATTAAGGCTGGGGAAAATCGCGCTTTTATGTGAAGGCTATTTAACTGAAGCGCAAGCTTCCAATATAATCGGTACGCTGGACAGCAGCCCGAACACTGTCGATGGTGCCAATTCGTCCTGGTACAACCAGAATTATATGATCCGCGGCTTATTGCTGGAGGATGCCCAGATTGTCCGGAATGCTGTGGAAGCGTTTAACGTGCTGTCTAATGTGACGGCGACAGTGACGGGGATCCAGTCGGACATGTCATTTTTCATGCATGGCAAAACAAATTATACGACGGGATATGGAAGAAGCTTCGCCAGAGATATGTCATTCTGGGCGTATGTAACTTCGGATACCTCATTCTCGTACAGCAAGGCGGCGATTGATTCGTTATCGTCCTACCTGCTGGACGGCACCAGGTACCTCGTGAGAGGCGATGTTGCCGATCTGGGGATGGGGATGAATGGACCGGAGTGGCCAGATTATGCGAGTGCAGCTTTGACCTTCTATGAAGATCCGCTGCAGTGGATGCAGGCGGCCAATCCGAAGCGCGCAGCCGAGTTTGCGGGTTTTCTTGAGAACATCCGCAGCATTGGTACGAGCACGAGCAACGGACTGGACGTTAACAATATGACACAATGGCAGACGCTGGTCTCCTCCCATATGCGGAATGATTATGGAATTACGGTCAAGATGTCTTCCAGCACGGTCAAAGGCGGTGAATGGAGAACCATTAATCCTAGCGGATATAACCTGCTCTACTGGACGCCGCAAGGAGCCACTGCCATTCAGAGAACCGGAGATGAATACAGGACTGTTTACCCGCTGATGGACTGGGCTCATGTTCCAGGTTCGACGGCTCCGTATGTACTCACGAAAGATGGGAATTTCAACAATCCCAAAACATTTGTAGGCGGTGTGACCAACGAGCGTTATGGAGCCACAGCGTTTGATTTCAACAAGCTGAGTACCAGCGGCAAAAAAGGCTACTTCTTTTTCGATGATGAAATGGTGGCGCTGGGAACAGGTATCGCTTCAACTAATGCTGCGCCGGTCCATACGACATTGAACCAAAGTCTGGCGGCAGGAGATGTGCTCGTAGACGGCGAGATCATGGCGGACGGAACGAAGCAAGTTAACGGGCGCTGGGCATATAACGATAAGATCGGCTATGTTTTCCCGAATCCTACCGGCTTTCAAGTGAATCGGGAGACGAAGACGGGAAAATGGGGCGACGTTATCACCGGAAGCTCAACGGAGCCGATCACCAAGCCGGTTTTTTCAATATGGCTCGATCATGGCGTGAAACCGACTAACGCTTCCTATGAATACATCGTATTGCCGAATAAAACCCCTGAAGAGGTCAGCAGCTACGCAAGCGCAAGCCCGGTCAGTATTCTTGCGAATACACCGTC
This window contains:
- a CDS encoding extracellular solute-binding protein, which gives rise to MRLKKWVGTTTATVLVSSLILAGCGGNTKTGGNEANSPKNTESAAPASKETVTLKAYFPGDKPVGFDDVLQAVNDKLKADNVGAALNINFLPWTDYGNAVSVKMSAGEDFDMYLDAPWISMNQMIEGNSLMELDAAVAERPELKASIPEEMWEYNKFGGKIMGIPLGTTQGQLYGLLIRKDLREKYGLPELKTLDDLEKFLYMVKEQEKDVKPFVINGIKADKLPFILSESANQALDEVLEIGVNMFAYSIKDKKVIGQWTSPVIADGYDRVTQYYKDGIISKNIAQEQNAETLFKQGKYAATYYAADGVEGLKYSEMLQDGSDKLEIFIPNGDKAKPYTAFQQWNFLCIPAASKHADLAMDVANWLSIKENHDLMEYGIQGKDWEPVGDSSYKVLSSYSFPGYVLTWRPTLNRTPDTMMKDDKKWFDFSTNPANFTLSPTAGFNFNAEKVKTEYAKITPLHDSTFLPFSQGLVPAAEGKEMMEKKMASLGGQKVIEEIQAQIDAVTSGK
- a CDS encoding glycoside hydrolase family 130 protein, producing the protein MNIQRSAHNPVIRVRDVVPSRPDFRVLGAFNAGVAQLGDETILLLRIAEAPISDRADEVLVPRLNEAGTDVLVERYDKADPDYDFSDSRFIARNGRTVMLTSLSHLRVARSTDGIHFEIEPQPALFPEHALEAWGIEDPRVTQIGDIYYITYSSASAHGVGAGLAETRDFRTFKRRGLMLAPENKDVILFPDTINGKYYALHRPVPNSFGSPEMWIAESPDLDHWGNHRFLMGLSEQGWDSARMGGGAVPIRTERGWLALYHGADSKHRYCMGAVLLDLENPAKVIARSRVPILEPEAVYEVNGFFGKVVFSCGALLLDQTVRMYYGAADEVMAVADIPLEDIYNTLV